In Papaver somniferum cultivar HN1 chromosome 1, ASM357369v1, whole genome shotgun sequence, a genomic segment contains:
- the LOC113284339 gene encoding bidirectional sugar transporter SWEET1-like: MDDLIHFVFGIFGNLTALFLFLAPLITFKRIIKSKSTEQFSGIPYIMTLLNCLLSAWYGLPFVSPHNLLVSTINGTGAAIESIYVILFIIYAKPQKVRVKMLALFTLILTVFAIVVLVSLFALHGNSRKLFCGFAATIFSICMYASPLSIVRLVIKTKSVEFMPFFLSLFVFLCGTSWFIYGLLGRDPFVAVPNGFGCGLGALQLILYAIYRKNKGDKSEPKTTDTKDNSVGIEFEKFQQGKQTNSTYPIEQNGQV, translated from the exons ATGGATGATCTTATACATTTCGTGTTTGGGATCTTTG GAAATCTTACTGCTCTTTTCCTTTTCCTGGCTCCCTT AATAACGTTTAAGAGAATTATAAAGAGCAAATCAACGGAACAGTTCTCCGGCATTCCTTATATTATGACTTTGCTCAACTGCCTTCTCTCTGCTTG GTATGGACTTCCTTTTGTGTCGCCACATAATCTACTGGTATCAACAATCAACGGAACTGGTGCAGCGATCGAGTCGATCTATGTGATCCTGTTCATAATATATGCTAAGCCTCAGAAAGTGAGAGTGAAAATGCTCGCACTCTTCACTTTAATTCTCACAGTTTTCGCAATTGTGGTGCTCGTTTCTTTGTTTGCTCTTCATGGAAATTCAAGGAAACTCTTTTGCGGCTTTGCTGCTACCATCTTCTCCATTTGCATGTATGCCTCACCCCTTTCCATTGTG AGACTGGTGATCAAAACAAAGAGTGTGGAATTCATGCCATTTTTCCTGTCATTGTTTGTGTTTCTCTGCGGAACATCTTGGTTCATCTACGGTCTTCTTGGCCGTGACCCTTTTGTAGCA GTTCCAAATGGCTTTGGGTGCGGCCTAGGGGCACTGCAGTTGATCCTATATGCTATCTACAGAAAGAACAAAGGTGATAAGAGTGAACCCAAAACAACTGACACCAAAGATAATTCTGTTGGTATAGAGTTTGAGAAGTTCCAACAAGGCAAGCAAACGAATTCCACTTATCCCATTGAACAAAATGGTCAAGTTTAG